In the genome of Phlebotomus papatasi isolate M1 chromosome 2, Ppap_2.1, whole genome shotgun sequence, one region contains:
- the LOC129803658 gene encoding uncharacterized protein LOC129803658 — protein MRKSGLCVKMSENPRKRKLKNSEVSEKDSKSPKVKKKSEKSVKNGGNVKKFSVKQFRKKLQEDDFISDFHQFLEIGAENPEIIAKYLDVGGQPLEIVTTLGKIDKSSLDHVTCILSVLQLILMEILSNAPQYTTIAINGCRFLLNKHRSFVELLLESHATNHRKIALKVLTACVTLDSRMGFDILKLFRSYLHGSGLVERFSKHRKEEIAHPESSLRTAFTHFVLSYLIEGNNLLIQNILDKMELLVAILSEIQFDTPENIVLVLGSLRNFVLKKLSVSKTLKFRLFSPEIVCNLLELYNWKGPKAFQALANNQSVESVLPEAEDRETVSGAVHDFLILLLTSNKYGIIVQSLGNQKKKKNIVPGVVLSRLQMPWNNPQHESLVIHVLKACPEQVEGFLRNRARFLESLEGIKFLPFLSKLISCLTPKIIQKVPGQIGMGEMGSLIKGICLNPEILDKITEKLLKNAKFEVRLNVTALLTTMLSQCNSFLVHLSEAGTYQEFEMKAIKAELLEHILGKFPKMDTITNSLCKSMEENLPPEDVLEHLEATVDLLAIAAETIPTFIDKTTSLMQLMRPLEGQDGNQSRIGLKIIKLILLLDPQIISPETPLFSKILSSFLNLYASGSGEEFQEVEILLRNILYSTRLFDSGPLEIDIWLEAFKSIDRKDINVVQEFFIKMIKKVKAKPEEVPMVSGSFPQASQENLGEILERIEKDEATLGIIHVPGLNPLLPVAANLLVKKPTVPVVKYIEQVALNLFHYLPYPEILPEILEKLSLGVSDYMKEATGGKSLAIPCEFSHPESHKLIGNIFRKGIFEESLVEVSDGKAFNFIYLIVFCHTRLHSLSQLDQESSILCSRYLLSLLKGIHARQIGHCQRKRTIELDKALKMKISRKNPISEILKYIFCSQVNLLNNFSADLESKDRPTVDFILEILKEIKEWDLQITLPELTVNFRKKLVQNFRENSTKDEDFLSLLKVFDLDQKNCLDLLKIATEKNDFHNVLVVALERITELRGNPLPGDVIRDICGIFVSVATKGTSETAINALSDALTDHLSHFHNSIGDVPEDLLQTICVGGKMTKPMTKLASLLLERNASLIPTFCGTLEGNYTKKELMYPLLGIVLARKPVPIGKDLLDRIFVEYKNGIMKSIEKPLKAGMIYRENYESSLHLIEECMSGKDCVEFTKKTLKPDSVETFQCLLIEKIYQKALANSSQTSSIHINFYKNFLNLFTILLKKPTLQIDKVMGISKILIDWPGSQLENPIDSSVTESQIWTNFSRTCLKIGLQKDQEDNSRYLLIYLLANLLDRMYQDDCGDEFPKELYEMTISHSNFLGIFLQKSSTKTATACLLVVLARKNPSGFDKAHIPLLLGAYSARMSICDQYILALLNLYEKNNIDFSEYRPFLWGDSAVSHYSLDNTEDTTLKGILEEPSMDMVISLISLETMKNTLSNFPIWRHLNPLRDLPALEITPKSSKTEIERIIDGEIPKNAKFSGILTKKQETWDEVYDPAFFVPLLSAMFAPEVFTSAVSVAQNGLLGMVFEALSSQDEEMRLAAGLALMRYKRQMEGRKDFLDRNVWLQFYTGTQNGLGALGKVTGSSCPRLPHVSANFLAKVSSLLTTPLAQLYKPISDYLLSRESFDFSVVPNFNFMFLSSDVDHQSHREFLLSVIADGIKCEEDFYVLEVSGVLETIMVFFSCPFASIDTNLRILSVINTIVRIPNCSRTLVDKFGLIPWLSGIISNLETFYYDTIDAVVHIIVNLWFSVEYLGDCSDRAEICRMAVKMVKFISARMPMVLLSKFIRVLNKTSHGRYHLLSPSDLDHLIECAKPLIASQITSIRYIRENGAAYAGNCAKNVLKDDSEDRMGLINLREYVINWTASDRK, from the exons ATGAGAAAAAGCGGTTTGTGCGTGAAAATGAGTGAAAATCCAAGGAAAAGGAAGCTAAAAAACAGTGAAGTGAGTGAAAAAGATTCAAAATCCCCGAAAGTGAAGAAAAAGAGTgaaaaatctgtgaaaaatGGTGGAAATGTGAAGAAATTCAGTGTGAAGCAGTTCCGGAAGAAGCTCCAAGAAGATGACTTCATTTCAg atttccatcaatttctggAAATTGGGGCGGAAAATCCAGAGATAATTGCGAAATATTTGGATGTTGGAGGACAACCACTTGAGATTGTGACGACTCTGGGGAAAATTGATAAATCCTCATTGGATCATGTCACCTGCATTCTCAGTGTCCTCCAACTGATTCTAATGGAGATTCTCTCGAATGCTCCACAATACACAACAATTGCCATCAATGGATGTCGCTTTTTGCTGAATAAACACCGAAGTTTCGTGGAATTGTTGCTTGAGTCGCATGCGACCAATCACAGAAAAATCGCCCTAAAAGTCCTGACTGCGTGCGTGACACTGGACTCACGCATGGGATTTGATATCCTGAAGCTTTTTAGGAGTTATTTGCATGGGTCAGGGCTCGTGGAGAGATTTTCCAAGCACCGGAAAGAGGAGATTGCTCATCCGGAAAGTAGCTTGAGGACAGCTTTTACGCATTTTGTCCTCTCGTATCTGATTGAGGGCAATAATTTGCTAATTCAGAACATCCTGGACAAGATGGAACTCCTTGTGGCTATTCTGTCTGAGATTCAATTTGATACTCCTGAAAATATTGTCCTAGTCCTGGGTAGTTTGAGGAATTTCGTGCTGAAAAAGTTGAGTGTGTCCAAAACGTTGAAATTTCGCCTTTTTTCCCCGGAGATTGTCTGCAATCTCCTGGAATTGTACAATTGGAAGGGACCTAAAGCCTTCCAGGCTCTAGCTAACAATCAAAGTGTTGAGAGTGTCCTCCCGGAGGCTGAGGACAGAGAAACTGTCTCAGGGGCAGTTCATGATTTTCTAATCCTCCTCCTCACGTCCAATAAATACGGAATTATTGTCCAGAGCCTGGGGaatcagaagaagaagaagaatatcgTTCCGGGTGTTGTTCTTAGCAGACTTCAGATGCCATGGAACAATCCTCAGCACGAATCCCTGGTGATTCATGTGCTAAAGGCATGTCCGGAACAAGTTGAGGGGTTTCTGAGGAACAGGGCTCGATTTCTTGAAAGCCTCGAAGGGATAAAGTTTCTCCCGTTTTTGAGCAAGCTCATTAGCTGCCTGACTCCTAAGATTATTCAGAAAGTCCCTGGGCAGATTGGCATGGGAGAAATGGGCAGTCTTATCAAGGGCATTTGCCTAAATCCAGAGATTCTGGACAAAATTACAGAGAAATTGCTGAagaatgcaaaatttgaggttagattGAATGTTACCGCGCTCCTGACCACCATGCTCTCGCAATGCAACAGCTTCCTGGTTCATCTGTCCGAAGCTGGGACTTATCAGGAATTTGAGATGAAAGCCATCAAGGCAGAGCTCCTTGAGCATATTTTGGGGAAGTTTCCGAAAATGGACACAATCACAAATTCCCTGTGCAAGAGCATGGAGGAGAATCTCCCTCCTGAGGATGTTCTCGAGCATCTGGAGGCAACTGTAGATCTCCTAGCCATTGCGGCAGAAACCATTCCCACTTTTATTGACAAGACAACTTCCCTGATGCAGCTGATGAGACCTCTGGAGGGTCAGGATGGGAATCAGTCGAGAATCGGGctgaaaattatcaaattaatcCTCCTGCTGGATCCTCAGATTATTTCTCCGGAAACTCCACTCTTTTCCAAGATTCTCTCATCCTTCCTGAACTTGTACGCTTCCGGAAGTGGCGAGGAATTCCAGGAAGTTGAGATCTTGCTGAGGAATATCCTCTATAGCACAAGATTATTTGACAGTGGTCCCTTGGAGATAGATATTTGGCTGGAAGCCTTCAAGTCAATCGATCGGAAAGATATCAATGTTGTCCAGGAGTTTTTCATCAAGATGATCAAAAAGGTCAAGGCTAAACCTGAGGAAGTTCCAATGGTTTCCGGAAGCTTTCCCCAAGCTTCCCAGGAGAATCTTGGTGAGATTCTCGAGAGGATTGAGAAGGATGAAGCCACTTTGGGAATTATCCATGTTCCAGGATTAAATCCTCTCCTCCCAGTCGCTGCAAATCTCCTGGTAAAGAAGCCCACAGTTCCAGTGGTGAAGTATATTGAACAAGTTGCTTTAAATCTCTTCCACTATCTCCCCTATCCCGAAATATTGCCGGAGATCCTTGAAAAATTATCTCTGGGAGTGTCTGATTACATGAAAGAAGCGACTGGTGGAAAATCCTTAGCAATTCCTTGTGAATTCTCTCATCCGGAATCCCATAAATTGATAGGCAATATCTTCCGGAAGGGAATCTTTGAGGAATCTCTCGTGGAAGTTTCCGATGGGAAggctttcaattttatttatttgattgtCTTCTGCCATACCCGGCTCCACAGTCTCTCCCAGCTGGACCAGGAGTCCTCAATTCTCTGCTCAAGGTACCTCCTGAGCCTCCTGAAGGGCATTCATGCCCGTCAAATTGGACATTGTCAGAGAAAACGAACAATAGAGCTCGATAAAGCTCTTAAAATGAAGATTTCCAGGAAGAATCCCATCTCCGAGATCCTCAAGTACATCTTCTGTAGCCAAGTGAACCTCCTGAACAATTTTTCAGCAGATCTTGAGAGTAAAGATCGTCCAACGGTGGATTTTATCCTGGAAATCCTTAAAGAGATCAAGGAATGGGATCTACAAATCACACTTCCGGAATTGACAGTAAATTTCCGGAAGAAATTGGTACAGAACTTCCGGGAGAATTCAACAAAGGATGAGGATTTCCTGAGCCTCCTCAAGGTCTTTGATCTGGACCAGAAAAACTGCCTGGATCTCCTGAAGATTGCAacggaaaaaaatgattttcacaaTGTTCTGGTTGTAGCTCTGGAGAGGATTACAGAATTAAGAGGTAATCCCCTGCCTGGAGATGTGATTAGAGATATTTGTGGCATTTTTGTGAGTGTCGCCACAAAAGGCACCTCAGAGACTGCTATAAATGCTCTGAGTGATGCTCTAACGGATCATCTAAGTCACTTCCACAATTCAATTGGGGACGTCCCCGAAGATTTACTGCAGACAATCTGCGTGGGTGGAAAAATGACCAAACCAATGACCAAATTGGCCAGTCTTCTTCTCGAACGCAATGCATCACTAATCCCAACTTTCTGTGGCACTCTGGAGGGgaattacacaaaaaaagaaCTCATGTATCCCCTCCTGGGAATTGTCCTGGCCAGGAAACCTGTTCCCATTGGGAAGGATCTTCTGGACAGGATTTTTGTAGAGTACAAAAATGGCATAATGAAATCCATTGAGAAGCCCCTGAAAGCTGGAATGATTTACCGGGAGAATTATGAGAGTTCCCTGCATTTGATTGAGGAATGCATGTCCGGGAAGGATTGTGTGGAATTTACGAAGAAAACCCTAAAGCCAGATTCCGTGGAAACCTTCCAGTGTCTCCTGATTGAGAAGATCTACCAGAAAGCCCTGGCAAATTCTTCACAAACTTCTTCCATTCATATCAATTTCTACAAGAATTTTCTCAATCTCTTCACGATTTTGCTCAAAAAGCCCACTCTGCAGATTGACAAGGTCATGGGCATTTCTAAAATTCTCATAGATTGGCCAGGAAGCCAGCTGGAAAATCCCATTGATTCTTCAGTCACAGAATCGCAGATTTGGACAAATTTCTCGCGAACTTGCTTGAAGATTGGCCTTCAGAAAGATCAAGAGGATAATTCCAGGTATTTACTGATCTATCTTCTGGCCAATCTCCTGGACAGAATGTACCAGGATGACTGTGGTGATGAATTCCCGAAGGAACTGTACGAAATGACAATCTCTCATTCAAACTTCTTGGGAATTTTTCTCCAAAAGAGCTCCACAAAAACAGCCACAGCTTGTCTACTGGTCGTCCTGGCCAGGAAAAACCCCTCTGGATTTGACAAGGCACACATCCCGCTCCTTTTAGGAGCTTACAGTGCCAGAATGTCCATTTGCGATCAATATATCCTGGCTCTTCTGAATCTCTACGAGAAGAACAATATTGACTTCTCTGAGTATCGTCCATTCCTCTGGGGCGACTCTGCCGTGTCCCACTATTCCCTCGATAACACCGAGGACACCACTCTCAAAGGAATTCTCGAAGAACCAAGCATGGACATGGTTATCTCACTGATCTCCCTGGAAACCATGAAAAACACACTCAGCAATTTTCCCATCTGGAGGCATCTCAATCCTCTCAGAGATCTCCCAGCGCTGGAAATCACACCAAAATCCTCAAAGACAGAGATTGAGAGGATAATTGACGGAGAAATTCCCAAGAATGCCAAATTCTCAGGAATCCTGACGAAAAAACAAGAAACATGGGATGAAGTCTACGATCcagcattttttgttcctcttcTGAGTGCAATGTTTGCTCCCGAAGTGTTCACATCTGCAGTTTCCGTGGCTCAGAATGGACTCTTAGGAATGGTTTTTGAGGCACTTTCCAGTCAAGATGAAGAGATGAGGCTGGCCGCTGGGCTGGCTCTGATGCGCTACAAACGCCAGATGGAGGGAAGAAA GGACTTCCTCGATCGCAATGTGTGGCTGCAATTTTACACGGGGACACAAAATGGTCTTGGGGCTTTGGGCAAGGTGACAGGTTCATCGTGCCCCAGGCTTCCGCACGTGTCTGCAAATTTTCTCGCCAAAGTGTCCAGCTTGCTGACAACACCACTGGCGCAGCTGTACAAGCCCATTTCCGACTATCTGCTGAGTCGGGAATCCTTTGACTTTTCCGTTGtgccaaatttcaattttatgttCCTATCATCTGATGTTGATCATCAGAGTCATAGGGAATTCCTTTTGAGTGTGATTGCTGATGGGATTAAGTGTGAGGAGGATTTCTATGTGTTGGAAGTGTCGGGAGTTCTGGAGACAATTATGGTGTTTTTTAGTTGTCCATTTGCCTCAATTGACACAAATTTGAGGATTCTCAGTGTGATCAATACGATCGTGAGAATTCCCAATTGTTCACGAACGCTCGTAGATAAATTTGGACTGATACCATGGCTCAGTGGGATCATCAGCAATTTAGAGACTTTCTACTACGACACTATCGATGCAGTTGTTCATATCATTGTGAATTTGTGGTTTTCAGTGGAATATCTCGGTGATTGTAGTGATCGTGCCGAAATATGCCGTATGGCTGTGAAAATGGTGAAATTTATCTCAGCACGTATGCCCATGGTGCTTCTATCCAAATTTATTCGTGTCCTCAATAAAACATCCCATGGGCGATATCACTTGCTATCCCCAAGTGATTTGGATCACTTGATCGAGTGTGCCAAACCACTGATAGCATCACAGATCACCTCGATCAGGTACATTCGGGAAAATGGTGCAGCATATGCTGGAAATTGTGCCAAAAATGTGCTAAAGGACGACAGTGAGGATCGTATGGGTCTAATTAATCTTCGTGAATACGTGATCAATTGGACAGCTAGTGATCGCAAATGA